The Nitrospira sp. sequence CGGTTCGCTTGACCTCATGATAAATCCCGCCGAACTTGAGCGACAGCGGCACCGGCGGGATCCAATTCAGAAAATAGAAACCTACGAGGAGAGCGATACATCCGGCGGCAGGGACGGAAACCCCGATCGCTTCCTGTTTCGACCGCTCAGGATTATTGCGATAAATCAGCTGAACTACACGGAACGTAACGGCCAGGCTCATGACGGCTCCGACCAAAAAGACCACCACATTCATGTACCCCGTCATCACAGGAAGAAAGAACGTGAAAAAGGCAAAACACACCACCGCGTACAGGCTGACAAGCAACCGGAGATTCGACAATCGATCACGCAAAAACTCGTTGGCCACCAAGAGCATGATGAGGAGAACATAGAAGACCGCTGTCCCGGTCAATGTGGCGCTCCGTGAATAGAAAATCGCATAGGCGCTGAAGAGACCGCCCAGCAAGAACTGACTCGCCATCGGGTAATATGGACGACTCTTCAACACCCATCGCGCAAAAGAGGAACACCCTGTGAGCTGCTCACGATCGGGTAGAGCCTCAATGCCCAATCGTCCGGTCAATACAACCAGGGCACCGAGCAATGCGAGATACAACATCAGGACCAGGTTATCCTGGAGCCGGTCGATCCGCGTGAGGGTCACGGTGTCATAGGTGACGCCCGAGAGAAAGAACACCGCCGGCATGAAGGGTTTCGCGAGCAGAGATTGGATTCTCACAAGAGGGCTCATGGCCCCACTGTGCAAAATCTGTGTGAATTGATCAACGAAAATGCTGTTACGGAACCGCGGCGCATTTAGCTAGCCGGTGTCATCAACTGATCAGATGAACGCCGGGAGCGGCGCATAGCCGACAGGATGGCCGATCACCCGTTCCAGCCATGCAGCCATGGCATCTGCCGGGAGCGGCGTTTGATTGAGGCGGGCTTCGATCTTGAACTGCCCTTTGAGTCCGACGATTCCGATGATCGCGGAGGCATCCTCACCGTCAGGCACCAACGCCTGTGTTTGAAACTCGCAAAGCGTGGCGTACAGGACGCCGTCGGGTTGAATCGTGTCCAGCACCTCGGGCAGATCATCCAGTGGACAGTGGACCGAACAGCGATAGGCAAGCCTCGCGCCCGGCTCGATACACTGGAACTCCGTCAAGGCTGCTTCAGAAAACCCCGTCAGATAGGCCCGAACTCCGGCCGGTTCCGGGTTGAACGTCTCCGCAAGCTTGCTGGCCGGCACGAGGAATTCAAACGCATCGGACGTGTTGTACTCGAACTGGCAGGGACCGAACGCATCGGGCCATGAGCAGAAAAAGGGAATGGAAGCGTCGGAAGACCGGAGGACGACCGCATTCTTCTCCACATGCGTTTCAATCGGCAGATCCAAGACGGCAATCGCTTCCAGAAACGCCGCGCGCCGCTCATCCAACCAGCGCATCCGGTCGGCGTCGCCGCGCGTTTCCCCGGGGGTGATCACCGCCTGGGTTTGGAGCCGAATGCGGATGAACGAGTGAGCATGCCGAAACCCGATCCAGAACATGCCGCGTTGATCGTGATACCGCAACACCTCTCGAATTCGCCAGGGATGGCTGATCGAGCAGTACGTGCCGATGTCTTGATGACGTTGGTAGACCGTGTGATAGGCCCCGGATAGGAGAAAGAAATCGCCGCGCCACTTTTCCCGCACATGAATCTGCGTGACGTCTTCGGTCGCCCAGGGATCCAGGTGATCGAAGTCGTCGGGAGAAGTAACCGTCCATTCCTCAATGTAGCAGATCACATCGTTGGCCGGGGCGATCGGCTTCAATCCCAGCGTGGCAAGCCGATCCCCCACCGCAAGAGCCTGGCCGAATGTCAATGGCGCCGTCGTTTCCCAACGCTGCTCACGCACGGTGAAAGTTCCTCGAAATCAACGCGAGATCGTGGTCGACGCTCAGGGAGACAACACCACCGTCCTCAGGTTCCCTGTGCCTCACACGTTCAGCGTGTTACCGTACCGGACGTAGCGCCTTCTGTTCAATCGTCGTGTCGCCGATCAATCGGTCGATTCCGTCTTTCAAGGTCGACGCCAATTGCTCCTGCACATCCTCTTCATTGAACCAAAAGACGGTTCGATTCCGCCCGCCTTCAATAGTACGAGTCGTGGTGCTTCGATCAGCCAGGTTTCTGGCCTGGATCGTAAACCGGCTGCTGGTATCGATGACGGTTGAAAAAATCCGACTCTTTGCATGGGTAGAAAACTCCTGCACCTGCCCGCTGATTACGATATCCGCATCAGGGACCGTGCTGGCAGGGGCCGCGCGGACGTCCCATGGACGTTCCCGCCACCCACGGACTTTCAACTGGTCGGCCAACCGCTGGGCGATCACGTCACCGAGCCGCTCACCCGCCACATTAAAATACGTGGCTCCTCCCCAGATGTGCGTGCGCATGCCTACACGACTCTTGTCGGCCCGCCGATCCTCGAACGGTTCAATCACGATTTTTACGGGTTCGGTGTCGGCGGTCTGAGCCTGAGGCTGTTTTGTCTGAAGGTTGACCTGCCGAACATCGCCTTTCCCCGCACAACCGCCCAGCATCACGGCACATATGAATCCACACAGTGACAACCGCATACGCCAGTCCTTCACAGCATCCTCCCTCTCAAGGTTCAAAAGCAGTGGGGGTCCAGTCTACCCAAGTTAGGTTTCAGAGACAATTGCTAGAAAAAGGTCACGGGGTGACGATGGGGAGCAACGACCGAAAGGTCTCACACGCCACCTGGGCCAATTGGCCGGCCTGGATGCGCTGGTCCCCAAGCGCCACACAACGGACGACTTTCAGGAACGATCGTTC is a genomic window containing:
- a CDS encoding DUF2914 domain-containing protein; translation: MRIQSLLAKPFMPAVFFLSGVTYDTVTLTRIDRLQDNLVLMLYLALLGALVVLTGRLGIEALPDREQLTGCSSFARWVLKSRPYYPMASQFLLGGLFSAYAIFYSRSATLTGTAVFYVLLIMLLVANEFLRDRLSNLRLLVSLYAVVCFAFFTFFLPVMTGYMNVVVFLVGAVMSLAVTFRVVQLIYRNNPERSKQEAIGVSVPAAGCIALLVGFYFLNWIPPVPLSLKFGGIYHEVKRTGDQFELSFDKQWYQVWKRSDTTFPSEEPIYCFTAVFAPVDLNTTIYHHWYFRPNDKTPFMHADRIPIKISGGREGGYRAYSFKQRLDPGDWRVDVETENGRIVGRISVKVETQVETPLTLATVSY